Genomic DNA from Gemmatimonadaceae bacterium:
ACGGCAGCGGCAAGGTGGTGGCCGGCCAGTTCGCGCATGGTCGCATCCGGACCGGCCCAGCGGTCAAGGCGGTCGTCGTGCCATTCAACGCGGTGCGCACGGAGACCAAGAATCCCTATGTGCTGGTCGTCGAAGGCGGCGCGGTGCATCGTCGCACCGTGGTGACGGGCGCACGCGACGAGGACATGGGGGTCTTCGTGGTCACCAGCGGACTCAAGGCGGGCGAGCGCGTCGTGGTCACGGCGGGCGTCGACATCGCGGACGGGACCAAGGTGTCCCTGGCCAAGGAGCCGTAGGATGGAAGAGCAACGCGTGCGCGGCCGCCGGGCCTCCGACCATTCCGGCTCCGGACTGAGCGCCCTCGCCATTCGCCGGCCGGTCTTCACCGCGATGGTGATGTCGGCGCTGGTGGTGCTGGGCTTCTTCAGCTATCGCCGTCTCCCCATCGACCAGTTCCCGGAGATCGACTTCCCTATCGTCGCGGTGCAGACGGTGTATCCTGGCGCCAGCGCCGGCACCGTGGAGCGCGAGGTGTCGCGCCGGCTGGAGGAAGCGTTCAATCCGGTGCAGGACGTCAAGAAGATCACGTCGGTCTCCCTCGAGGGCGTGTCGCAGGTGATCGTCGAGTTCCAGCTCGACCGCGACGTCGATGCGGCCGCGCAGGACCTGCGCTCCAAGATTGACGCCATTCGGCGCGAGCTTCCCGACGGCGTCGAGCAGCCGCTCGTGCAGAAGTTCGACTTCGGCGCGATGCCCATCATCTCGATTGCACTGTCGAACCCCGACATGCCGATGGCGCGCCTCACGGCGCTCGCGGATGAGACGATCCGCCGCCGGCTCGAGGCGGTGGGTGGCGTCGGCGAGGTGCGCATCTCCGGCGGGCTCAAGCGCGAGGTGCGCATCTTCCTGCAGCCGGCCCGCATGGAAGCGCTCGGGATCACGGTGCCGCAGGTCACGATGGCGCTGCGGAGCCAGAACCTCGACGTGCCGGCCGGGCGCGTGGAACTGGGGGCGCAGGAGCAGCTCGTGCGCGTCAGCGGACGCATCAAGGAGCCCCTTCAGTTTGCCGAGATCATCGTCGCGACGCGCAACGGCCAGACCATTCGCATGGGCGACCTCGCGCGCATCGAGGATGGCACCGAGGAGGAGCGCTCGCTGGCGCTCGTGGACGCCAAGCGCGCCATCGGCATCGACCTGATCAAGAGCTCCGGCGCCAACACGGTGCGCGTGGCCGACGGCATCAACGCGCAGATCGAGAAGCTCCGGCAGGTCCTGCCCGCCGGCACCGAGCTGCGCATCGTCCGCGACAACTCGGTGCTGATCCGCAATTCGGTCTCCGACGTGCTCGACGAGCTCTTCCTCGGCGCGCTGCTCACGGTCATCATCGTGATGCTCTTCCTCAACGACTGGAAGGCGACGGCCATCACCTCGCTGTCACTCCCGGTCTCGGTGATCTCGGCGTTCATCATCATGCAGGCGCTCGGCTTCACGGTGAACGTCCTGACGCTGATGGCGCTCTCGCTCTCGATCGGCATCCTGATCGACGACGCGATCGTGGTCATCGAGAACATCGTGCGGCACCGCGAGCGGCAGCAGGACCACTTCACGGCGGCCGGCCAGGGCACGCGCGAGATCATCCTCGCGGTCATGGCCACGACGTTCTCCATCATCGCGGTCTTCGTGCCGGTGGCGTTCATGGGCGGCATCATTGGCCGCTTCTTCTACGCGTTCGGCCTGACCGTGGCGTGGGCGGTGCTCATCTCGCTGTTCGTGTCGTTCACGCTCACGCCGATGCTGAGCGCGTGGTGGGGCGTGGACCCGCACGTGCACGGGGTGCACACCGGCAACATCATCACCCGCACGATCGCCCGCTTCAACGCCTGGTTCGACCGGATGGCGCACCGCTACCGCGGCGTCATCGAGTGGGCGCTCCGGCACCGGTGGCAGACGCTGGCGATCGCCACGCTCAGCCTCGTCGCGGCCTTCGCGCTCACGCCGTTCATCGGCGGTGAATTCTCGCCGCAGTCCGACGAGAGCGAGTTCACCGTCAACTTCGAG
This window encodes:
- a CDS encoding efflux RND transporter permease subunit, which translates into the protein MEEQRVRGRRASDHSGSGLSALAIRRPVFTAMVMSALVVLGFFSYRRLPIDQFPEIDFPIVAVQTVYPGASAGTVEREVSRRLEEAFNPVQDVKKITSVSLEGVSQVIVEFQLDRDVDAAAQDLRSKIDAIRRELPDGVEQPLVQKFDFGAMPIISIALSNPDMPMARLTALADETIRRRLEAVGGVGEVRISGGLKREVRIFLQPARMEALGITVPQVTMALRSQNLDVPAGRVELGAQEQLVRVSGRIKEPLQFAEIIVATRNGQTIRMGDLARIEDGTEEERSLALVDAKRAIGIDLIKSSGANTVRVADGINAQIEKLRQVLPAGTELRIVRDNSVLIRNSVSDVLDELFLGALLTVIIVMLFLNDWKATAITSLSLPVSVISAFIIMQALGFTVNVLTLMALSLSIGILIDDAIVVIENIVRHRERQQDHFTAAGQGTREIILAVMATTFSIIAVFVPVAFMGGIIGRFFYAFGLTVAWAVLISLFVSFTLTPMLSAWWGVDPHVHGVHTGNIITRTIARFNAWFDRMAHRYRGVIEWALRHRWQTLAIATLSLVAAFALTPFIGGEFSPQSDESEFTVNFETPEGSSLAQTRVKAEQIVASLRAMEGVAYTYTTIGAGATGTVRNGEVYVRLLKPHERPLSANAMMMDARARLGRLYGVRSFVLAQSGPGGAQAPLQVELRGPDINELQRISSALRAAVAAIPGVVDVKSSLGDPKPELRVELNRDAANQLGVDIGAVAATIRPLFAGEVATRWEDPTGEERDVRVQVAPELRRSIADVSAMPVPTAHGGPNGAKYTRLGDIASVSMATAPAQIDRSRLERVVIISGSTAPGTTLTEASNAITAAAAKLKLPPGYSVSLGGETEMFVETIGYVIETLLLAVILIFLILASQFESFTQPVAIMLSLPLSLVGVLLALLIAGSTLNIMSMIGVIMLMGLVTKNAILLVDNANERRRSGAHRFTALVEAGAVRLRPIMMTTLAMIAGMTPIALALGEGGEFRAPMAHAVIGGLITSTMLTLVVIPVAYTYFDDLGTWVKRRFVSEEREMEITAEQRASGLHHTMTGEFPVPGVVPPPEP